In one window of Henckelia pumila isolate YLH828 chromosome 1, ASM3356847v2, whole genome shotgun sequence DNA:
- the LOC140882975 gene encoding uncharacterized protein: MSRCFPYPPPGYTLRRSSEDALIESIKLQKEKKKAKEQRKERRKERKERRKENDEKRKERKDKANQSSDKHDISKGQNDKNIWANSDHLEKSGLTEEHEQPICLRIPSTSSDSTENSTQRKRDFSLVGGRHGHGNIIRIRMASKKQNSSTSSIDEHVCSTSGRTDVPAQNKDEICGKSKQEAIYIPTEETRKFGQGFTAGTEKELVCLISKNDTGPPCITGISPLPDAVRSSIQRRELKYNKLIETWLPPQLEDTCLDTDDLDWLFGGKNQGIRTEKRLKSECDNMSCSSSSTLWQPHARLLPEVGVHALPFTVPFA, translated from the exons ATGTCTCGGTGCTTCCCCTACCCGCCACCTGGGTATACACTGAGAAGATCCAGCGAAGATGCCTTGATCGAATCGATTAAG CtccaaaaagaaaagaagaaagccAAGGAACAAAGGAAGGAAAGGAGAAAAGagagaaaagagagaagaaaagagaacGATGAGAAAAGGAAAGAGAGGAAGGATAAGGCAAATCAGAGCTCTGATAAGCATGACATCTCAAAGGGACAAAATGACAAGAATATTTGGGCAAATAGCGATCATTTGGAAAAAAGTGGCCTCACTGAGGAACATGAACAGCCTATTTGTTTGCGCATTCCTAGCACTTCCTCGGATAGCACTGAAAATAGCACCCAAAGGAAGAGAGACTTCTCCCTCGTTGGTGGCAGGCATGGCCATG GCAATATTATCAGAATACGGATGGCCTCAAAGAAACAGAATTCGTCTACTTCGTCGATTGATGAGCATGTCTGCTCTACATCTGGGAGGACCGACGTTCCTGCCCAGAATAAAGATGAAATTTGCGGCAAAAGCAAGCAAGAAGCCATTTACATCCCGACTGAGGAGACCAGGAAATTTGGTCAGGGTTTTACTGCTGGAACTGAAAAGGAGCTTGTCTGTTTAATTTCTAAGAATGATACTGGCCCTCCTTGCATAACTGGAATTTCACCTTTGCCTGATGCTGTTAGGTCCTCTATCCAAAGACGGGAATTAAAGTATAACAAGTTAATCGAGACGTGGCTTCCGCCACAGCTCGAGGATACATGTCTTGACACAGATGATCTAGATTGGCTCTTCGGTGGCAAGAATCAAGGCATCCGGACTGAGAAAAGGCTGAAATCCGAATGTGATAACATGTCCTGCTCGAGCAGCTCGACATTGTGGCAACCTCATGCTCGCCTCTTGCCTGAAGTTGGCGTTCATGCCTTGCCTTTTACGGTTCCATTTGCCTGA
- the LOC140875545 gene encoding uncharacterized protein has product MDPVATVVDKLKEFTKSTQCFALSLLCRRKDSDHRSPIEILKRLQREAFSDIMKLRDRQDKVERILTFNKSSKGNPFQEASTHVRGKVDVLGGFFIMDGVDDEHKCDILQRSGIRTGIDARFTFETAVREKDIFLAEFTASEKGQGDSFGGPLSLTKVFYGAHFRDWFSAVAIPMGAQCRDVEVATDSHRERALTDYSEFGPPLLNQHSDSAIGITVRKSNVVASLAQFVSGLRTQLHPAGITLSLSTFGQVAWQLSRSTKLSLLGRHQVSRSSSQRTNLGALAFPISAFKRNRISDISTVEDSPTSQEGRISDGSIALMVNSELDENTRIGGWIETKNSDPGYFQWAVTMCDNPEDEFGWGLTLGGSLQGRRSWDHFQVETYLNLNFGKRFKVQPALMYVMDESTQFSALMFRSSWSL; this is encoded by the exons ATGGACCCAGTTGCCACAGTGGTTGATAAGCTGAAGGAATTCACGAAATCTACGCAATGTTTTGCTCTCAGTCTCCTCTGTAGGCGAAAGGATTCTGACCACCGAAGTCCG ATTGAAATCCTGAAGCGGTTACAACGAGAAGCTTTTTCGGATATCATGAAGCTCAGGGACAGGCAAGACAAGGTGGAACGGATCCTAACTTTCAATAAATCTTCCAAGGGAAATCCGTTTCAGGAAGCGAGTACACATGTGAGAGGAAAGGTGGATGTGTTGGGCGGATTCTTCATTATGGATGGAGTTGATGACGAACATAAATGTGATATATTACAAAGATCGGGCATTAGGACGGGTATTGATGCAAGATTTACATTTGAAACTGCTGTTCGGGAGAAAGATATATTTCTGGCTGAGTTTACGGCGAGTGAAAAAGGGCAAGGTGATTCTTTTGGTGGGCCACTTTCACTTACTAAAGTTTTCTATGGAGCACATTTTAGGGATTGGTTCTCTGCAGTTGCAATTCCAATGGGTGCACAATGTAGAGACGTTGAAGTTGCAACAGATTCTCATCGG GAAAGGGCCCTTACTGATTATTCTGAATTTGGTCCTCCTCTTCTGAATCAACATAGTGACAGTGCCATTGGCATAACGGTGAGAAAGTCAAATGTTGTCGCCTCATTGGCTCAGTTTGTTTCTGGTCTACGAACACAACTTCATCCTGCTGGAATTACACTTTCCTTGAGCACTTTTGGTCAAGTTGCTTGGCAACTCTCTAGAAGCACAAAGCTCTCCCTTCTGGGCAGGCACCAAGTGTCTAGGTCATCGAGTCAAAGGACTAATCTCGGTGCATTGGCTTTCCCAATCAGCGCATTCAAACGGAATAGAATTTCAGACATATCCACGGTGGAAGATAGTCCTACAAGTCAGGAAGGACGCATCTCGGATGGATCTATTGCTTTGATGGTTAACTCAGAACTTGATGAGAACACGAGAATTGGAGGCTGGATCGAGACCAAAAACTCAGACCCCGGATATTTCCAATGGGCAGTGACAATGTGTGATAACCCTGAAGATGAATTCGGGTGGGGCTTGACTTTGGGAGGGTCGCTACAAGGCCGGAGAAGTTGGGATCATTTCCAGGTTGAAACATATTTGAACTTGAACTTTGGTAAAAGATTTAAAGTACAGCCAGCTCTGATGTATGTGATGGATGAATCTACTCAATTTTCAGCCTTAATGTTCCGATCAAGTTGGTCCCTGTGA
- the LOC140890320 gene encoding la-related protein 1C-like, protein MAMDHSHSSFTAAATADDVGVNSPESRRPAAWSSVVRGNSEQVSSPTATAVSAAPGFSSAPPAQPLGSGNSLVESSGHEAQPEISDANIEGHAGGPRRPAWNMPSNGVVDVGSVMGGDISWPALSESTRPGPRSSIDSVRPGSDLPASSSQAPILSTPPRRQANANSAANSTTPTRPRSRNRGGGGGSGGSPSVSGPSQNNFGRPSTPPPSPPPPPFPIFGLPYELIPPILNTPVRGTRPVGGVEGSNSHVGNGHSSPRNTSRRGNYGSRPRGDGPYHSNHGGWRDQDRRDVRLSPHYGPPPPLGYMPSPIPSGAPPFMVPPAVRLIPGQIGFDMASPFIYVPTVHPETFGVMPMVPPSPPSLPYPASNVNPLSNLIVSQIDYYFSDVNLMTDNFLKSNMDDHGWVPITLIASFPRVHLLTQDIPLILESLRCSTVVEVQGDKVRRHHEWEKWLNASVATPENALATSLQETSLDDTTRGENGNIVTRVEMASGQVLGEALTGSSRLANGDDNVEEVHSISV, encoded by the exons ATGGCGATGGATCACTCGCATAGTTCATTCACTGCCGCCGCCACCGCCGACGACGTTGGAGTCAACAGCCCTGAATCCCGGCGTCCGGCTGCGTGGTCTTCCGTTGTTAGGGGCAATTCGGAACAGGTGTCCTCTCCCACAGCTACCGCCGTATCCGCAGCTCCTGGGTTTTCTTCAGCCCCGCCGGCGCAGCCTTTGGGTTCGGGTAATTCTTTGGTTGAGAGCTCGGGTCACGAAGCCCAGCCCGAGATTTCTGATGCTAACATTGAAGGCCATGCGGGTGGACCTAGGAGACCTGCTTGGAACATGCCCTCAAACGGCGTCGTTGATGTGGGTTCAGTTATGGGTGGGGATATCTCTTGGCCTGCTCTTTCGGAATCCACCCGGCCTGGTCCGAGATCTTCGATCGATTCCGTTAGACCAGGTTCTGATTTACCAGCCTCTTCTTCTCAG GCTCCTATATTATCAACACCTCCTCGTAGACAAGCTAATGCTAATTCTGCTGCAAATAGTACAACTCCTACTAGGCCAAGATCTAGGAATCGTGGAGGAGGAGGTGGTAGTGGAGGAAGTCCCTCAGTGAGTGGACCAtctcaaaataattttggcAGGCCATCTACCCCACCGCCGTCGCCGCCACCACCACCCTTTCCAATTTTTGGATTGCCCTATGAGCTGATTCCTCCCATACTGAATACTCCTGTGAGAGGTACGAGACCAGTTGGAGGAGTTGAAGGTTCTAATTCACATGTGGGAAATGGTCATTCTTCACCGAGAAATACTTCAAGAAGGGGTAATTATGGCTCCCGCCCTCGTGGAGATGGCCCATACCATAGTAATCATGGAGGCTGGCGAGATCAAGATCGTAGAGATGTTCGTCTTTCCCCTCATTATGGGCCCCCTCCTCCACTCGGATATATGCCATCTCCAATTCCGTCTGGTGCTCCCCCATTTATGGTGCCACCAGCCGTGAGATTAATCCCTGGTCAGATAGGTTTTG ATATGGCATCTCCTTTTATTTATGTTCCAACAGTGCATCCGGAGACCTTTGGGGTTATGCCCATGGTTCCTCCGTCACCACCATCTCTGCCTTATCCTGCTTCAAACGTGAATCCATTATCTAATTTGATTGTTAGTCAAATAGATTATTATTTCAG TGATGTTAATTTGATGACTGATAATTTTCTGAAGTCAAACATGGATGATCACGGCTGGGTGCCCATTACTTTAATAGCCTCCTTTCCCCGA GTACATCTTTTGACACAGGATATCCCACTGATTTTGGAATCCTTGAGATGCTCAACAGTCGTGGAAGTACAG GGAGACAAGGTGAGGCGGCATCATGAATGGGAGAAATGGTTAAACGCTTCTGTAGCTACGCCCGAAAATGCCTTGGCTACATCATTGCAGGAAACATCACTTGATGATACCACAAGGGGTGAAAATGGCAATATTGTCACGCGGGTAGAGATGGCTTCTGGTCAGGTTCTAGGAGAAGCCTTGACTGGATCGTCAAGGTTGGCTAATGGTGATGATAACGTTGAAGAAGTCCATTCAATCAGTGTATGA